One segment of Podospora pseudopauciseta strain CBS 411.78 chromosome 5 map unlocalized CBS411.78m_5.2, whole genome shotgun sequence DNA contains the following:
- a CDS encoding uncharacterized protein (EggNog:ENOG503P8T8; COG:B; COG:K) produces MPRNNNSDDDEVYQPPTNTSGPADTSPRQTRAIREAAMLRAGFINNNMSEEDYQFMLSLMPIGFHSDPTKFPKLFQITSQDYQYTSPLEDREVYEIRDYLVKYTDFDLRVPTLATRIRRANADYLSDGISRLMSPFGEHYYAFTCLVCHSWYRPDSEECNQYTCYVPFRDQLAEWAKDHIAIRMTPDRGYGAFMKPGRDVEQDEIIGIYYGMICKHDSEHVPNSAYVYEMDDHIGEYPYNIDAGMYGNWTRFINHHCRPNIACSPETIGGIRVLVFKALRPIEEGNEIYVNYGRSYFDKFKMQCRCNLYPIAHKAEGHADTATNKPRTRARPALPLDQKRELPLDSDSDSPLSSPPSILERPVRPDPVRPDPGRPDPFRPSPLRPGATSRSGPRHRRTRGKLATYSQASLSKVSSGIRKRQRIDRQASRSYVSGVQEALEQQELIEIVGDDVYSSDSTLSSPTDTDEEMEDVLGYSLGNLGNRPKVHAEPYRAGGQALPDVDQVPREAAPVEAEDYQVEKVMDSTLMGDEVKYLVKWEGWPQRRHWTWEPFEHFYSDGAKAAIRTFHAQQPGKPKDSRVEA; encoded by the coding sequence ATGCctcgcaacaacaacagcgacgacgatgaagtGTATCAGCCGCCTACAAACACGTCAGGGCCGGCAGACACGTCTCCGCGGCAAACGCGCGCTATACGAGAGGCGGCTATGTTGCGTGCTGGTTTCATCAATAACAATATGTCAGAGGAGGATTATCAATTCATGCTCAGCCTTATGCCCATTGGTTTCCACTCAGATCCCACCAAATTTCCCAAGCTCTTCCAAATCACTAGTCAAGATTATCAATACACAAGCCCCCTCGAAGATCGCGAGGTGTACGAGATCAGAGATTACCTCGTCAAGTACACCGACTTTGATTTGCGCGTGCCCACCCTCGCCACTCGGATTCGCAGAGCCAACGCCGACTATTTGTCCGATGGCATCAGTCGTTTGATGTCGCCCTTTGGGGAACATTATTATGCGTTTACGTGTTTAGTGTGCCACAGCTGGTACAGACCAGATAGCGAAGAGTGCAACCAATACACTTGCTACGTCCCCTTCCGAGACCAGTTGGCCGAGTGGGCTAAAGATCATATCGCCATCCGCATGACGCCGGACCGGGGCTATGGCGCCTTCATGAAGCCCGGTCGTGATGTGGAGCAAGATGAAATCATTGGCATCTATTACGGTATGATATGTAAACACGACAGCGAACACGTGCCCAACAGCGCCTACGTTTACGAAATGGACGACCATATCGGCGAGTACCCATACAACATTGATGCGGGAATGTACGGCAACTGGACCCGGTTTATCAACCACCACTGCCGCCCCAACATCGCGTGCAGCCCCGAGACCATCGGCGGCATCAGAGTCTTGGTTTTCAAAGCCCTCAGGCCAATCGAGGAGGGGAATGAGATATACGTCAACTACGGACGAAGCTATTTCGACAAATTCAAAATGCAGTGTCGTTGCAACCTCTATCCCATTGCGCACAAAGCCGAGGGCCATGCGGATACGGCGACCAACAAGCCACGTACACGTGCTCGCCCCGCCCTTCCGCTGGACCAGAAACGCGAGCTTCCACTGGACAGTGACTCAGATTcgcccctctcctctcctccttcgaTACTAGAGAGACCCGTAAGGCCAGATCCCGTAAGGCCAGATCCCGGGAGGCCAGATCCCTTCAGGCCGTCACCCTTGAGGCCAGGGGCCACCTCGAGGTCAGGTCCAAGACACAGACGGACTAGAGGCAAACTTGCCACATATTCACAGGCCAGCTTATCAAAGGTGTCCTCTGGTATCAGGAAACGCCAGCGGATCGACAGACAGGCTTCAAGGAGCTATGTTTCTGGTGTTCAAGAGGCGCTTGAACAGCAGGAGCTTATTGAAATAGTTGGCGATGATGTCTACTCCTCTGACTCAACTCTTAGCTCGCCAACTGACACcgacgaggagatggaggatgtcCTCGGATACTCACTTGGCAATTTGGGGAACAGGCCGAAAGTGCACGCCGAGCCCTATCGCGCTGGCGGTCAGGCACTGCCTGATGTAGACCAGGTGCCGCGAGAAGCGGCGCCAGTCGAGGCAGAAGACTATCAAGTGGAAAAGGTGATGGACTCGACCTTGATGGGTGATGAAGTCAAGTATCTGGTCAAGTGGGAAGGATGGCCTCAGAGGAGACATTGGACCTGGGAACCCTTTGAGCACTTCTACAGCGACGGAGCCAAGGCAGCTATCCGCACCTTTCACGCACAGCAACCCGGCAAACCCAAGGACTCCCGAGTGGAGGCTTGA
- a CDS encoding uncharacterized protein (CAZy:GH30; EggNog:ENOG503P03F; COG:G) codes for MAPSFLHLATGIALLTTTAHADLTTTIDATSNRGTWEGWGTSLAWWAATFGHRDDLADIFFTLRTTRHQSVPLPGLGFTIARYNLGATTTKTTIPPSTSMKTSPSIIPSRLIQGFWLDWSSSLPTSPSWNWSADPNQRSMLLKASSRGATTLELFSNSPIWWMCKNHNPSGSDDGRSDNLQSWNYQNHAVYLATVAKYAAENWGVSFTSVDPFNEPSANWWNGKTGTQEGCHFDASTQIAVVGYLRQELDNRGLKGVVISASDESHYDEAVETLRKFEGNRTVMGAVERVNVHGYQYEKGRRDVLFDMVNKAGKKLWQSEYGEADATGERLVSNLLLDMRWLRPMAWVYWQVLDGGGWGLIDADNDRKTIGQVNQKYFVLAQFARHIRPGMRILDGGSDYAVAAYDEKARKLVIVAVNWGEAQYINFDLGRFGAVGSDGSVVKRWATQIGSGSRYVEYSDTQLSGKKFWSRFEKKMVQTFEVTGVVL; via the coding sequence atgGCACCCTCCTTTCTCCACCTCGCCACAGGCATAGCCCTCCTTACAACCACCGCCCACGccgacctcaccaccaccatcgatGCAACCTCCAACCGCGGCACCTGGGAAGGCTGGGGCACCTCCCTAGCCTGGTGGGCAGCCACCTTCGGCCACCGCGACGATCTAGCAGAcatcttcttcaccctccGCACAACCCGCCACCAAtccgtccccctccccggccTAGGCTTCACAATCGCCCGCTACAACCTCGGtgccacaaccaccaaaaccaccatccccccttccacctccatgaaaacctccccctccatcatcccatcccgcCTCATCCAAGGCTTCTGGCTCGACTGgagctcctccctcccaacctccccatcatggaACTGGTCCGCCGACCCAAATCAACGCTCCATGCTCCTCAAAGCCTCCTCCCGCGgcgccaccaccctcgagctcttctccaactccccaatCTGGTGGATGTGCAAaaaccacaacccctccgGTTCCGATGACGGCAGATCCGACAACCTCCAATCATGGAACTACCAAAACCATGCTGTCTACCTGGCCACAGTGGCGAAATACGCAGCAGAAAACTGGGGGGTGAGCTTCACATCAGTAGACCCATTCAACGAGCCGTCAGCAAACTGGTGGAACGGCAAGACCGGCACGCAAGAAGGCTGCCACTTCGACGCCTCCACCCAGATCGCCGTGGTAGGGTATCTAAGGCAGGAACTGGACAATCGGGGGTTGAAAGGGGTGGTTATTTCCGCCTCGGACGAGAGCCATTACGACGAGGCGGTTGAGACGCTCAGGAAATTCGAGGGCAACAGGACTGTGATGGGGGcagtggagagggtgaatgTGCATGGGTATCAGTAtgaaaagggaaggagggatgTGCTGTTTGATATGGTGAACAAGGCGGGGAAGAAGCTTTGGCAGAGTGAATATGGGGAGGCGGATGCTACcggggagaggttggtgagtAATTTGCTGCTGGATATGCGGTGGTTGAGGCCGATGGCGTGGGTGTACTGGCAGGTTTtggatgggggtgggtggggttTGATTGACGCGGATAATGACAGGAAGACGATCGGGCAGGTGAACCAGAAGTATTTTGTTCTCGCGCAGTTCGCGAGGCATATCAGGCCGGGGATGAGGATTTTGGATGGGGGGAGTGATTACGCTGTTGCGGCTTATGatgagaaggcgaggaagctgGTGATTGTGGCTGTTAACTGGGGGGAGGCCCAGTATATCAATTTTGATctggggaggtttggagCCGTTGGGTCGGATGGATCGGTGGTCAAGAGGTGGGCGACACAGATTGGGAGTGGTAGTCGTTATGTTGAGTACAGTGATACTCAGCTTAGTGGGAAGAAGTTCTGGTCAAGATTTGAAAAGAAGATGGTCCAGACTTTTGAAGTGACGGGTGTTGTTCTGTAG
- a CDS encoding uncharacterized protein (COG:S; CAZy:CE4; EggNog:ENOG503NZF6): MSPPPPPSRWPAPYKAAISFTMDNLGEAQDVLNGKWPHPIGTHPAVTNQVPRMLSLLEKHNIKATYFAESWSLSAYPDAIKSLQDAGHEVAWHGYQHEVWKHLSPEAEQENFDKSWEEARKAGIKYEGFRPPGGSINDGTWGLLKEHGVRYVSPLGELGIGKEGVVVLPFEWRGVDAFWYMDKFRGIREDHGEREELENPEEDLKGWLTSKMEEIRQTGGYLSVLFHPFLQTDEKKFAMLEEVLGRIAAKKDVWVAPCREVAEWVRGHSGSFEGGR, translated from the coding sequence atgtcgcccccaccgcccccctcccgctGGCCAGCCCCCTACAAAGCAgccatctccttcaccaTGGACAACCTAGGCGAAGCCCAAGACGTCCTCAATGGCAAGTGGCCTCACCCCATCGGCACCCACCCGGCAGTCACCAACCAAGTCCCGCGCATGCTGTCACTTCTCGAAAAGCACAACATCAAAGCCACGTACTTTGCCGAGTCATGGAGCTTGTCTGCCTACCCTGACGCTATTAAATCACTGCAAGATGCTGGTCACGAAGTAGCTTGGCATGGGTACCAGCATGAAGTCTGGAAGCATCTTTCCCCCGAAGCAGAGCAGGAGAATTTCGATAAGAGCTGGGAGGAAGCAAGGAAAGCTGGTATTAAGTACGAGGGGTTTCGTCCACCTGGGGGGAGTATCAATGATGGGACTTGGGGGTTGCTGAAGGAGCATGGTGTGAGATATGTCTCACCTCTAGGGGAGCTAGGGATTGGGaaagagggggtggtggtgctgccgtttgagtggaggggggtggatgcTTTCTGGTATATGGATAAGTTCAGAGGCATAAGGGAGGATCATGGCGAGAGAGAAGAGCTGGAGAACCCCGAGGAAGATTTGAAGGGGTGGTTGACGAgtaagatggaggagatcagACAGACGGGTGGATATCTCTCTGTTTTGTTCCATCCGTTTCTACAGACAGACGAAAAGAAGTTTGCcatgttggaggaggtgcttgGGAGGATCGCCGCTAAGAAAGATGTTTGGGTGGCTCCTTGCAGGGAGGTTGCTGAGTGGGTCAGAGGGCATTCTGGTTCGTTCGAgggtgggaggtga